In Papaver somniferum cultivar HN1 unplaced genomic scaffold, ASM357369v1 unplaced-scaffold_135, whole genome shotgun sequence, one DNA window encodes the following:
- the LOC113334021 gene encoding uncharacterized protein LOC113334021 produces MPSMCRMCRENCKDISHITWHCKIAKKIWDWVADIFKLKPNEDLVAYYKVAKGRSRMIKDLWLVANLAIVTELWKLRNKAYYQNMRVRWLEFKGRVHQHRTCKHSVPIEVAWTPPNPDKLMICCDGASLGNPGQAGSGVVFRDSNSAVLGVLCVGLGWQTNYYVEVCAAIYGAVVAQRWNVKNLCVRSDSMSCILAL; encoded by the exons atgccttctatgtgccGCATGTGCAGGGAGAATTGCAAAGATATCAGCCATatcacttggcattgcaaaattgctaaGAAGATTTGGGATTGGGTGGCTGATATTTTTAAATTGAAGCCGAATGAGGATCTTGTGGCCTATTACAAGGTTGCAAAAGGACGTAGTAGGATGATAAAGGATCTGTGGCtggttgcaaatcttgcaatagttacggagTTATGGAAGTTGCGCAATAAGGCTTATTATCAGAACATGCGTGTACGATGGCTTGAATTTAAGGGAagggttcatcag caCAGAACTTGCAAGCATTCTGTTCCAATTGAAGTTGCTTGGACGCCGCCCAATCCAGACAagcttatgatctgttgtgatggtgcatcacttggaAACCCGGGCCAAGCTGGTTCTGGTGTAGTTTTTCGTGATTCTAACTCGGCAGTTTTGGGTGTTCTGTGCGTTGGACTGGGTTGGCAGACCAATTACTACGTTGAAGTGTGTGCGGCTATCTATGGCGCAGTTGTTGCTCAAAGGTGGAATGTCAAAAATCTATGCGTCAGatcggattcgatgagttgcattttAGCTCTTTAG